In Clostridium sp. JN-1, one genomic interval encodes:
- the tsaE gene encoding tRNA (adenosine(37)-N6)-threonylcarbamoyltransferase complex ATPase subunit type 1 TsaE has product MEFITKTVNETIELGRKLGTLLHPGDIICINGDLGTGKTHFTKGLAKGLNIHDEITSPTFNIVNEYEGRLKLYHFDVYRVNDPDEIEAIGFDEYIFSDAVSIIEWSNFIEELIPDEHIYIEIKKIPEVDISFRKIIIKHYGNRYNYIKELNEI; this is encoded by the coding sequence ATGGAATTTATTACAAAAACAGTAAATGAAACTATAGAACTTGGCAGAAAACTAGGTACTCTATTGCACCCTGGTGACATAATATGCATAAATGGTGATTTAGGAACAGGAAAAACACATTTTACAAAAGGGTTAGCAAAAGGACTAAATATACACGATGAAATAACTAGCCCAACTTTCAACATAGTTAATGAATATGAAGGCAGATTAAAATTATATCACTTTGATGTATACAGGGTAAATGATCCTGATGAAATTGAAGCCATAGGTTTTGATGAATACATATTTAGTGATGCAGTAAGTATAATAGAATGGTCGAACTTTATAGAGGAATTAATTCCGGATGAACACATATACATAGAAATAAAAAAAATACCAGAAGTAGATATAAGCTTCAGGAAAATAATAATAAAACATTATGGTAACAGATATAATTATATAAAGGAGCTAAATGAAATATGA
- the dsdA gene encoding D-serine ammonia-lyase, with amino-acid sequence MENKIILGKTITEWINEYPLMDKIIAAEEVFWTNPKHGKFEEAIKKISLSELDVQDAAERLNRFAPYIAKVFPETQKTNGIIESPIVKIPNMKKALEDRFNQELLGDLLLKCDSHLAISGSIKARGGIYEVLKHTEDLAVENGMLKLDDDYSIIDSDKFKQFFSQYSIAVGSTGNLGLSIGIMSAQLGFKVYVHMSADAKQWKKDLLRSKGVTVVEYQSDYSKAVVEGRKQAANDKNMYFVDDENSTNLFLGYAVAAYRLRKQLEEMNVTVDEDHPLFVYLPCGVGGGPGGVAFGLKLVFKDNVHCFFAEPTHSPCMLIGLMTGMHDKVCVQDFGIDNVTEADGLAVGRASGFVGKTLENLISGSYTITDDKLHILLSILADSENIYLEPSALAGVPGPTQLFKTDSGQKYIENNNLKDKMKNASHIAWATGGSMVPKEVMDAYYKKGCELRTN; translated from the coding sequence ATGGAAAATAAAATAATTTTAGGTAAAACTATAACGGAGTGGATAAATGAATATCCTTTAATGGATAAAATTATAGCAGCTGAGGAAGTATTTTGGACTAATCCTAAACATGGAAAATTTGAAGAGGCTATTAAAAAGATTTCTTTATCCGAGTTAGATGTACAAGATGCAGCTGAAAGATTAAATCGTTTTGCTCCTTATATTGCTAAAGTCTTTCCTGAAACTCAAAAGACAAATGGTATTATAGAATCTCCTATTGTTAAAATTCCTAATATGAAAAAAGCACTAGAAGATAGATTTAATCAAGAGCTTTTAGGAGATTTATTATTAAAATGCGACAGTCATCTTGCCATTTCAGGATCTATCAAAGCAAGAGGTGGTATTTATGAAGTATTAAAACATACTGAAGATCTTGCTGTTGAAAATGGTATGCTAAAATTAGATGATGATTATTCAATTATAGATAGTGATAAATTTAAACAATTCTTTTCACAATATTCTATAGCAGTAGGTTCAACTGGAAATCTAGGTCTTAGTATTGGTATAATGAGTGCTCAGCTTGGATTTAAAGTATATGTTCATATGTCTGCTGATGCAAAACAATGGAAAAAAGATCTTCTAAGAAGTAAAGGTGTTACAGTTGTTGAGTATCAATCAGATTACAGCAAGGCAGTAGTAGAAGGCAGAAAGCAAGCAGCTAATGATAAAAATATGTATTTTGTTGATGATGAAAACTCAACCAATTTATTCTTAGGATATGCAGTTGCAGCTTATAGATTAAGAAAACAATTAGAAGAAATGAATGTAACTGTAGATGAAGACCATCCACTATTTGTTTACCTTCCATGCGGAGTTGGCGGCGGCCCTGGTGGAGTGGCATTTGGATTGAAATTAGTATTTAAAGATAATGTACACTGCTTCTTTGCTGAACCAACACATTCCCCATGTATGCTTATAGGTTTAATGACTGGAATGCATGATAAAGTGTGTGTTCAAGACTTTGGAATTGATAATGTTACAGAGGCAGATGGTCTTGCAGTTGGTAGAGCTTCTGGTTTTGTAGGAAAAACATTAGAAAATTTAATAAGTGGATCTTATACAATAACAGACGATAAATTACATATTCTTTTAAGTATATTAGCGGATTCAGAAAATATCTATCTAGAACCTTCTGCATTAGCTGGAGTACCTGGTCCTACTCAATTATTTAAAACTGATTCAGGTCAAAAATATATTGAAAATAACAACTTAAAAGACAAGATGAAAAATGCTTCTCACATTGCTTGGGCTACTGGCGGAAGTATGGTTCCAAAGGAAGTTATGGATGCTTACTATAAAAAAGGTTGTGAATTAAGAACAAATTGA
- the tyrS gene encoding tyrosine--tRNA ligase — protein sequence MANVFDTLVERGYVKQITHEEIKDVLNKEKVTFYIGFDPTADSLHVGHFIQMMVMAHMQKAGHRPIVLIGGGTTMVGDPTGKTDMRKMLSKEQIEHNARCFKKQFERLVDFSDGKALMENNANWLMNLNYIEFLREVGVHFSVNRMLTAECFKKRMEKGLSFLEFNYMLMQGYDFLQLNRKYGCMLEMGGDDQWSNIIAGVNLIRKKENKPAFGMTFALLTNSEGKKMGKTEKGALWLDPEKTPPYEFYQYWRNVEDADVEKCLSLLTFLPMDEVKRLSSLEGAKINEAKKVLAFEVTKLIHGEKEAKNAQDAAEALFSNGSDLSSVPTVEFEKSGLGCTVLDLIVSTGIVPSKSEGRRLTQQGGLTINDEKILDSNSLITQENFKDGSMLVRKGKKKYSKVILK from the coding sequence TTGGCTAATGTTTTTGACACTCTAGTAGAGAGAGGTTATGTAAAACAAATTACCCATGAAGAAATTAAAGATGTTTTAAATAAGGAAAAAGTAACATTTTATATAGGCTTTGATCCAACTGCAGACAGTCTTCATGTAGGACATTTTATACAGATGATGGTTATGGCTCATATGCAAAAAGCAGGACACAGACCAATAGTATTAATTGGTGGAGGAACTACTATGGTTGGTGATCCAACAGGTAAGACTGACATGAGAAAGATGCTTTCAAAAGAACAAATAGAACATAATGCTAGGTGCTTTAAAAAGCAGTTTGAAAGACTTGTAGATTTTAGTGATGGAAAAGCACTTATGGAAAACAATGCAAATTGGTTAATGAATCTTAATTACATAGAATTTTTAAGGGAAGTTGGAGTTCATTTTTCTGTAAATAGGATGCTTACAGCAGAATGCTTTAAAAAGAGAATGGAAAAAGGACTTTCTTTTCTTGAATTTAACTACATGTTAATGCAGGGATATGATTTTCTTCAGTTGAATAGAAAATATGGCTGTATGCTGGAAATGGGTGGAGATGATCAATGGTCAAATATCATAGCAGGAGTTAATTTAATAAGGAAAAAGGAAAATAAACCTGCATTTGGTATGACATTTGCACTTTTAACTAATAGTGAAGGTAAAAAAATGGGTAAAACTGAAAAAGGTGCATTGTGGTTAGATCCTGAAAAGACGCCGCCTTATGAGTTTTACCAATACTGGAGAAACGTAGAAGATGCAGATGTGGAAAAATGTCTGTCACTTTTAACATTTTTACCTATGGATGAAGTTAAAAGATTGTCTTCTCTAGAAGGAGCAAAGATTAATGAAGCTAAAAAAGTTCTTGCTTTTGAAGTAACTAAGTTGATACACGGCGAAAAAGAAGCAAAAAATGCTCAAGATGCTGCAGAAGCTCTTTTTTCAAATGGATCTGATTTAAGCAGTGTTCCAACAGTTGAATTTGAAAAAAGCGGACTTGGATGTACAGTGCTTGACTTAATAGTAAGTACAGGTATAGTACCATCGAAAAGTGAGGGAAGAAGACTTACGCAGCAAGGCGGCCTTACTATAAATGACGAAAAAATATTAGATAGTAATAGTTTAATAACTCAAGAAAATTTTAAAGATGGAAGTATGCTTGTAAGAAAAGGTAAGAAAAAATACAGCAAAGTTATATTAAAGTAA
- a CDS encoding zinc-ribbon domain-containing protein, with amino-acid sequence MADRTIVCKDCGKEFVFTEGEQEFYKEKGFENDPVRCPDCRKKRKAEKNRMRNR; translated from the coding sequence ATGGCAGACAGAACTATTGTATGCAAAGATTGTGGAAAAGAATTCGTATTTACCGAAGGTGAACAAGAATTTTATAAAGAAAAGGGTTTTGAAAATGATCCTGTAAGATGCCCTGATTGCAGAAAGAAAAGAAAAGCTGAAAAGAATAGAATGAGAAACAGATAA
- a CDS encoding spore coat protein, which produces MEITLSQKERTLLEDQKSHEQICIEKYTNYANQTKDNQLKQIFNANGQVERTHLDSINQMLSGKIPQMNQQQNQSSGQTMGNQGSMSNMNNMQSGGVNLSDADMCTDLLMTEKYVSGTYDTTIFEFRDTEARDLLNHIQKEEQKHGESIFKYMESKGMYDVK; this is translated from the coding sequence ATGGAAATAACTTTATCACAAAAAGAAAGGACGTTGCTAGAGGATCAAAAAAGTCACGAGCAAATTTGTATAGAAAAATATACGAATTATGCAAATCAGACGAAAGATAATCAATTGAAACAAATATTCAATGCAAATGGGCAAGTAGAAAGGACACATCTTGATAGCATTAATCAGATGTTAAGCGGTAAAATTCCTCAAATGAACCAACAGCAAAATCAAAGTTCAGGGCAAACTATGGGAAATCAAGGTTCTATGAGTAATATGAATAATATGCAATCAGGTGGAGTTAATTTATCTGATGCTGATATGTGCACAGATTTATTAATGACAGAAAAATATGTTTCAGGAACTTATGATACTACAATTTTTGAATTTAGAGACACCGAAGCTCGTGATCTATTAAACCATATACAAAAGGAAGAGCAAAAACATGGAGAATCTATATTTAAGTATATGGAAAGTAAAGGAATGTATGATGTTAAATAA
- a CDS encoding cupin domain-containing protein, which yields MYSNRKYPCYYCINTQMHNAYSCPYFANTSMHDQDYSRQFDDQYILSDDEIEHNSRFDFLQSSREGDYSIQLKDYGPEPFVVNINEAAEQNNTFRTALWTGKHLQVTLMSINVGDDIGLEVHPNVDQFIRIEDGQGLVKMGKNKRNLDFKKRVDDDFAIMIPAGTWHDVINTGNKPLKVYSIYAPPQHPRNTVHVTKADEEAAERD from the coding sequence ATGTATAGTAATAGAAAGTATCCATGCTATTATTGCATTAATACACAAATGCATAATGCTTATTCATGTCCTTATTTTGCTAATACATCAATGCATGACCAAGATTATTCGAGACAGTTTGATGATCAATATATTCTTTCTGATGATGAAATTGAGCATAATTCAAGATTTGATTTTTTACAATCTTCAAGAGAAGGTGATTACTCAATTCAATTAAAGGATTATGGACCGGAGCCGTTTGTAGTTAACATTAATGAAGCGGCTGAACAAAATAATACTTTCCGCACTGCTTTATGGACAGGAAAACATCTGCAGGTTACTTTAATGAGCATCAATGTTGGTGATGATATTGGTTTAGAAGTTCATCCAAATGTTGATCAGTTTATACGTATTGAAGACGGTCAAGGACTTGTTAAAATGGGAAAAAATAAACGTAATTTGGATTTTAAGAAAAGAGTAGACGATGATTTTGCAATAATGATACCTGCTGGTACATGGCACGATGTTATAAATACAGGTAATAAACCACTTAAAGTATATTCTATTTATGCACCTCCGCAGCATCCACGTAATACGGTTCATGTGACTAAAGCAGATGAAGAAGCTGCTGAAAGGGATTAA
- a CDS encoding A/G-specific adenine glycosylase, whose translation MLNIISDEEVVMFQCFLLDWYDKNKREFPWRYTFDPYKVLISETLLQQTNVEKVIQPYLKITNKYKNINELACADTEFLRDVFKDIGLFYRADRLKEEAVEIMQSFKGVIPNTWEDLMKIKGIGNYICSAVLCFGYNKPYAVLDTNVIRIFERIFDISSEKKRHRDDMKLWKFAQMLIPEDRYVDYNYAVLDFGACVCTMYNPKCSGCIFKFMCCSV comes from the coding sequence ATGCTTAATATTATATCAGATGAGGAAGTAGTTATGTTCCAGTGTTTTTTACTTGATTGGTATGATAAAAATAAAAGAGAGTTTCCATGGAGATATACATTTGATCCATATAAAGTTTTGATATCTGAGACACTGCTGCAGCAGACTAACGTTGAAAAAGTTATACAGCCTTATTTGAAAATAACTAATAAATATAAAAATATAAATGAATTAGCGTGTGCAGATACTGAATTTTTAAGGGATGTATTTAAAGATATAGGATTATTTTATAGAGCAGATAGATTAAAAGAAGAAGCTGTAGAAATAATGCAATCTTTCAAAGGAGTAATACCTAATACATGGGAAGATCTTATGAAAATAAAAGGTATAGGAAATTATATCTGCAGTGCAGTACTGTGTTTTGGATATAATAAGCCGTATGCTGTTTTAGATACTAATGTAATAAGGATATTTGAGAGAATTTTTGATATTAGTTCGGAGAAAAAAAGACATAGAGATGATATGAAACTTTGGAAATTTGCTCAAATGCTTATTCCTGAGGATAGGTATGTAGATTATAATTATGCTGTTTTGGATTTTGGCGCATGTGTATGTACAATGTATAATCCAAAATGCAGTGGATGTATATTTAAGTTTATGTGCTGCAGTGTTTAA
- a CDS encoding DUF1540 domain-containing protein, with amino-acid sequence MRAEKMNKPNQGIRCAVNTCHYYMNGDHCSASQIEVQPKNASSSHETDCTTFIPEQQA; translated from the coding sequence ATGAGAGCAGAAAAAATGAATAAACCAAATCAAGGAATTAGATGTGCTGTAAATACTTGTCATTACTATATGAATGGTGATCATTGCAGTGCATCACAAATAGAAGTTCAACCTAAAAATGCAAGTAGTTCACATGAAACTGACTGTACAACATTTATTCCAGAACAGCAAGCATAA
- a CDS encoding RNA-binding domain-containing protein produces the protein MDKKRLVNLLKKPEGPKLDFKRHVDIDTDSGRKELAKDVCAIANSRGGRGYLIIGVEDKTKEIVGVDNLELGEEKIQQIISSRIDPPVPVYLEFMEYHDKKIAIINIYDGPQKPYQMRDNGAFYTRRGSTTDTMRKQEIVSALQDNLNLDPELCPIARSDLSCLDMNIIYKYFNSQAIDINDDNKMELMESASIIYKDKESNKYMVTLGGILVFSKINNIYVPYNMVKIVNKIDDDKNKDIIIQGDLLSILDKSELILKDILPETYPINAVNEGIKNAVLYRDYTIYYKVIEIVISYKSIVIKSPGILIKNKSLNSVDYLKRNIWMYEKMIALDNKKRFLNSNNGFKMMRKAFKNKGRVYFANSFKKNEFKVIYPGIKGFE, from the coding sequence ATGGATAAAAAAAGACTTGTAAATTTATTAAAAAAACCTGAAGGACCAAAACTTGATTTTAAAAGACATGTTGATATAGATACAGATAGTGGAAGAAAGGAATTAGCTAAAGATGTGTGTGCAATAGCAAATTCAAGGGGAGGAAGAGGCTATTTAATAATAGGAGTAGAAGACAAAACCAAGGAAATAGTAGGTGTAGACAACTTGGAGTTAGGTGAAGAAAAAATACAGCAGATAATAAGTTCAAGGATAGATCCACCTGTACCAGTGTATTTAGAATTTATGGAGTACCACGATAAAAAAATAGCTATCATAAATATATATGATGGACCTCAAAAACCATATCAAATGAGAGATAATGGTGCCTTTTACACAAGAAGGGGTTCAACTACAGATACTATGAGAAAGCAGGAAATAGTTTCTGCACTTCAAGATAACCTTAATTTGGATCCGGAATTGTGTCCAATTGCAAGAAGTGATTTGTCATGTTTAGATATGAACATAATCTATAAATACTTTAATTCTCAGGCAATTGATATAAATGATGATAATAAAATGGAGCTAATGGAAAGTGCGTCAATTATATATAAGGATAAAGAATCCAATAAATATATGGTTACTTTAGGAGGAATTCTTGTATTTTCAAAAATAAATAATATATATGTTCCATATAATATGGTTAAAATAGTAAATAAGATTGATGATGATAAGAATAAAGATATTATAATTCAAGGTGATTTACTATCAATACTTGATAAAAGTGAATTGATATTAAAGGATATCTTACCTGAAACTTATCCGATTAATGCAGTTAATGAGGGAATAAAGAATGCAGTTTTATATAGAGATTATACGATTTATTATAAAGTAATAGAGATAGTAATAAGTTATAAAAGTATTGTTATAAAGAGTCCTGGAATTTTAATTAAAAACAAAAGTTTAAATTCAGTAGATTATTTGAAAAGAAATATATGGATGTATGAAAAGATGATTGCACTCGATAATAAGAAGAGGTTTCTCAATTCAAATAATGGCTTTAAGATGATGAGAAAAGCCTTCAAAAATAAAGGTAGAGTGTATTTTGCAAATTCTTTTAAAAAAAATGAATTTAAAGTGATATATCCTGGAATCAAAGGATTTGAATAG
- the rimI gene encoding ribosomal protein S18-alanine N-acetyltransferase, translating to MNNDIEIISFKREHIESVLVIDFLSFPTPWSRKSFEIELESNSFSRYIVAKKDGIIIGYAGMWIILDESHITNIAVHPDYRGISAGSALLESLIELSKSESVNSMTLEVRKSNLIAQKLYHKYGFIEEGLRKGYYQDNKEDAIIMWKRNIIK from the coding sequence ATGAATAATGATATTGAAATTATTTCATTTAAACGAGAACATATAGAAAGTGTTCTTGTAATAGACTTTCTAAGTTTTCCAACACCGTGGAGCCGAAAGTCATTTGAGATTGAGCTTGAAAGCAACTCATTTTCAAGATATATTGTAGCTAAAAAAGATGGTATAATAATAGGTTATGCCGGTATGTGGATAATCTTAGATGAGTCACATATAACAAATATAGCAGTACATCCTGATTATAGAGGAATTAGTGCAGGCAGCGCACTTTTAGAATCACTTATAGAGCTTTCTAAAAGTGAATCTGTAAATAGTATGACATTAGAAGTTAGAAAATCAAATTTAATTGCACAAAAACTTTATCACAAATATGGTTTTATAGAAGAAGGTCTAAGAAAAGGTTATTATCAGGATAATAAAGAAGATGCTATAATAATGTGGAAACGCAATATTATAAAATAG
- a CDS encoding ECF transporter S component: MEHKNSISSNITVQDIVQVSLMAAVTYIATAVINIPSGLLVKGVVHLGDTMVFVAAVLLGRKKSFLSAGIGMGLFDLLSPYAIWAPFTFFIKGIMAYIASTIAYRKGYNGENVLNNVFGFLLGGLWMVAAYYVSGSYIAHFTMNINLTQAFILTLTHIPGDIAQVAAGTVIAVPLCKVLKKANVVRNK; the protein is encoded by the coding sequence ATGGAACATAAGAATTCAATATCTAGCAATATTACAGTACAGGATATAGTACAAGTATCTCTTATGGCAGCAGTAACTTATATTGCAACAGCTGTTATAAATATACCAAGTGGTCTTCTTGTAAAAGGAGTAGTTCATTTGGGAGATACAATGGTTTTTGTTGCTGCAGTACTTTTAGGAAGAAAAAAATCATTTCTTTCGGCAGGCATAGGAATGGGATTATTTGACTTACTTTCACCATATGCAATATGGGCACCATTCACATTTTTTATTAAGGGAATAATGGCATATATTGCTTCAACTATAGCTTATAGAAAAGGCTATAATGGAGAAAATGTATTAAATAATGTATTTGGATTTTTACTTGGCGGATTGTGGATGGTAGCTGCGTATTACGTGTCAGGTTCATATATAGCTCACTTTACAATGAATATAAATTTAACACAGGCATTTATATTGACATTAACTCATATACCTGGAGATATTGCTCAAGTTGCAGCTGGAACAGTGATTGCAGTACCACTTTGTAAAGTATTAAAAAAGGCAAATGTAGTAAGAAATAAATAA
- a CDS encoding metal ABC transporter substrate-binding protein has protein sequence MKKGISIFLILYILMFTGCEYKVASNKTNTKDNSTEMEMIKDQELNIVTTDKLLYYSVKSIVKDKHNVSYMFKDRTDELNFKFTSDSLNNISKNDLLFYMGGGFEPWINGFVDKLDKNKVSAVNVSRGVKFIPYNEPVKINETVLKDNPYYLMNVDNYKIVLTNIKNSIQDRDPKNRDIYQKNFSDTLKNIDDYKKQLSDITDKLSSYIFITSEDGLNYFTKSSGLNTIDINKDISNKDELESKIKNSKNVVFLYNGENILNDNEDIIKKYNIKTINMMIYDGQKPCEDCIEYNLNSFKNFYESEKSAER, from the coding sequence TTGAAAAAGGGTATTTCAATATTCCTTATATTATATATATTAATGTTTACTGGATGTGAGTATAAAGTAGCTAGTAATAAAACGAATACAAAAGATAATTCAACTGAAATGGAAATGATAAAAGATCAGGAACTTAATATAGTAACTACAGATAAGCTGCTTTATTATTCAGTTAAGAGTATAGTTAAAGATAAGCATAATGTAAGCTATATGTTTAAAGATAGGACTGATGAATTAAATTTTAAATTTACAAGTGATAGTTTGAACAATATATCTAAAAATGATTTGCTTTTTTATATGGGAGGCGGATTTGAACCTTGGATTAATGGTTTTGTTGATAAGTTAGATAAGAACAAAGTTAGTGCTGTAAATGTATCTAGAGGAGTTAAATTTATTCCATATAATGAGCCAGTTAAAATTAATGAAACTGTTTTAAAAGATAATCCATATTATCTAATGAATGTAGATAATTATAAAATAGTTTTGACAAATATAAAAAATTCCATACAGGATAGGGACCCTAAAAATAGAGATATATATCAAAAAAATTTTTCGGATACATTGAAGAATATTGATGATTATAAAAAACAGTTAAGTGATATTACTGATAAACTTAGCAGCTATATTTTTATAACTAGTGAGGATGGATTGAATTACTTTACGAAAAGCAGCGGCTTAAATACAATTGATATAAACAAGGACATAAGTAATAAAGATGAATTAGAATCTAAAATTAAAAATTCAAAAAATGTAGTTTTTTTGTATAATGGCGAAAATATTTTGAATGATAACGAAGATATAATAAAAAAGTATAACATAAAAACCATAAATATGATGATTTATGATGGTCAAAAGCCATGTGAGGATTGTATTGAATACAACTTGAATAGTTTTAAAAACTTTTATGAAAGTGAAAAGTCTGCCGAGAGGTAA
- the tsaB gene encoding tRNA (adenosine(37)-N6)-threonylcarbamoyltransferase complex dimerization subunit type 1 TsaB, whose protein sequence is MKILSLDSATESATCAIMSEDKLLGEITFNYKKQHSVILMPMIDTLLKNLNLGIDSIDGFVVSKGPGSFTGLRIGISTIKGLSHGTGKPFISVSSLDALAYNMAYTDGIICPIMDALRGNVYTALYTFSNNNLKKLSDYMLISVENLISLVNKHKTQVCFIGDGIYKYKDILLQNIPKAIFSPNHLNVVKASSLGEIGLKLLKSGLSDDLYNFCPLYIRKSQAEREYEKKLESSRNE, encoded by the coding sequence ATGAAAATTTTAAGTTTGGATTCAGCTACAGAATCAGCTACTTGTGCAATAATGAGTGAAGATAAGTTATTAGGTGAAATAACGTTTAATTACAAAAAACAACATTCTGTCATATTAATGCCTATGATAGATACACTGCTGAAAAATTTGAATTTAGGCATTGATTCTATAGATGGTTTTGTAGTTTCAAAAGGTCCTGGTTCTTTTACAGGTTTGAGAATAGGTATATCAACTATAAAAGGATTAAGTCATGGAACCGGCAAACCATTTATAAGTGTTTCTTCATTAGATGCATTAGCATATAATATGGCATACACTGATGGTATTATATGTCCTATAATGGATGCATTAAGAGGTAATGTTTATACAGCATTATATACTTTTTCAAATAACAATTTAAAAAAATTAAGTGATTACATGCTTATTTCAGTAGAAAATTTAATATCATTAGTAAATAAACATAAAACTCAAGTTTGTTTTATAGGTGATGGTATTTACAAATATAAAGATATACTGCTTCAAAATATTCCTAAAGCCATTTTTTCTCCAAATCATTTAAATGTAGTAAAAGCATCCTCTCTCGGTGAAATAGGTTTAAAGCTTTTAAAATCAGGTTTGAGCGATGATTTATATAATTTTTGCCCACTTTACATAAGAAAATCTCAAGCTGAAAGAGAATATGAAAAAAAATTGGAGTCTTCAAGAAATGAATAA
- the dcm gene encoding DNA (cytosine-5-)-methyltransferase, giving the protein MRKEYLVGSLFAGVGGICLGIKSAHFKDSGYKLAWANEIDEYAAETYRTNFDHGLIVGDIEKIIDPSILDKEKESCEKLMKEAVDSDKRFEYEKLIKECETAKPLYEEKKKQILSHRIDILNGGFPCQAFSIAGERKGFEDHRGNLFWSIVNLVNMLEPIHGKPRILFLENVRNLMSHDGGRTYSVIKGELEKAGYIIKEKVLNTMDFSDLPQTRERIYIIGFLNKEDADRFTMFDNIDKYMVNKSPEDRIQNIKNVIDYDLNKENAEKYYYTKEKYPKYFLTEEEYLKIPQEKRKGVRINLDEQIKDKYKFYQVRRGMYVRENKSGVCPTLTANMGTGGHNVPLIKVDDGIRKLTPAETFKLQGFPVGNGYTLPDRFNNRAYPDSKLYKQAGNAVSVPIIKLIAKEILKVLDENK; this is encoded by the coding sequence ATGAGAAAAGAATACTTAGTAGGAAGTTTGTTCGCAGGAGTTGGGGGTATTTGTTTAGGCATTAAAAGTGCACACTTTAAAGACTCTGGATATAAACTTGCATGGGCAAATGAAATAGATGAGTATGCAGCAGAAACATACAGAACTAATTTTGATCATGGATTAATAGTTGGAGATATAGAAAAGATTATAGATCCTAGTATTCTTGATAAAGAAAAAGAGAGCTGTGAAAAACTCATGAAAGAAGCCGTAGACAGTGACAAAAGATTTGAATATGAAAAGTTGATAAAAGAATGTGAAACTGCAAAGCCTTTATATGAGGAGAAGAAAAAGCAGATATTAAGTCATAGAATAGATATCTTAAACGGCGGTTTTCCATGTCAGGCTTTTAGTATAGCGGGAGAAAGAAAAGGCTTTGAAGACCACAGGGGAAACTTATTTTGGAGTATAGTTAATTTAGTAAATATGCTTGAACCTATACATGGAAAACCAAGAATTTTATTTTTAGAAAATGTAAGAAATTTGATGTCTCATGACGGCGGAAGGACGTATAGTGTTATAAAAGGAGAGCTCGAAAAAGCAGGATACATAATTAAAGAAAAAGTTTTAAATACGATGGATTTTTCAGATTTGCCTCAAACTAGAGAAAGAATTTATATAATAGGATTTTTAAATAAAGAAGATGCAGATAGATTTACTATGTTTGATAATATAGATAAGTATATGGTAAATAAGTCGCCTGAGGATAGAATACAGAATATAAAAAATGTTATAGATTACGATTTAAATAAAGAAAATGCTGAAAAATATTACTATACAAAAGAAAAATATCCTAAATATTTTTTAACTGAGGAAGAATACTTAAAGATACCTCAAGAAAAGAGAAAAGGGGTTAGAATTAATTTAGATGAGCAAATTAAGGATAAGTATAAATTCTATCAAGTTAGAAGAGGAATGTATGTTAGAGAAAACAAAAGCGGAGTATGTCCAACACTTACTGCTAATATGGGTACAGGAGGACATAATGTACCTCTTATAAAAGTAGATGATGGAATAAGAAAATTGACACCGGCTGAAACTTTTAAACTTCAAGGTTTTCCTGTTGGTAATGGGTATACTTTGCCGGATAGATTTAATAATAGAGCTTATCCAGACAGCAAACTTTATAAACAGGCAGGAAATGCAGTTTCTGTTCCAATCATAAAGCTTATAGCTAAAGAAATATTAAAAGTACTTGATGAAAATAAGTAA